A portion of the bacterium genome contains these proteins:
- the katG gene encoding catalase/peroxidase HPI, whose product MSSESKCPVMHTGGAMNRDWWPHRLDLGVLRRNSSLSDPMDGEFDYAKEFKSLDLKALKKDLAALMTVSQPWWPADFGHYGPLFIRMAWHSAGTYRVADGRGGAGTGQQRFPPLNSWPDNANLDKARRLLWPIKQKYGKKISWADLLILAGNVALETMGFKTFGFAGGRKDVWEPDEVYWGAETAWLADKRYSGGRELENPLAAVQMGLIYVNPEGPNGNPDPVAAAKDIRETFARMAMNDEETVALIAGGHSFGKTHGAGPASHVGPEPEAAPIEEQGLGWKSSFGAGKGGATITSGLEVTWTTTPTKWGVNFFQNLFKYEWELTKSPAGANQWKPKGNAGAGTVPDAHDPFQRHAPAMLTTDLSLRFDPAYERISRRFLEHPEQFQEAFARAWFKLTHRDMGPKSRYLGPEVPKEDLIWQDPIPKAHPLIDAKAVTALKGRILKSGLSIQQLVTTAWAAASSFRGTDKRGGANGARLRLAPQRDWEVNQPAELAKVFQVLEGIQDAFNKAAKGGKKVSLADLIVLGGCAAVEEASKKGGHAVKVPFHPGRMDASQEQTDEASFAVLEPFADGFRNYLKNGCPVAAEAMLLEKAQLLDLTAPEMTVLLGGMRVLGANVEGSPHGVFTRTPGTLTNDFFVNLLDMGTEWKPLSDKRDLFEGCDRKSGEVRWTGTRVDLIFGSHSELRALCEVYASADAKKKFAGDFATAWAKVMDLDRFDLPGKG is encoded by the coding sequence ATGTCGAGCGAATCGAAGTGTCCGGTCATGCACACGGGGGGGGCCATGAACCGGGATTGGTGGCCCCACCGGTTGGACCTGGGGGTCCTGCGCCGCAATTCCTCCCTTTCGGACCCCATGGACGGGGAATTCGACTACGCCAAGGAATTCAAGAGCCTGGACCTGAAGGCCCTGAAGAAGGATCTGGCGGCCCTCATGACCGTCTCCCAACCCTGGTGGCCGGCCGACTTCGGCCATTACGGCCCCCTTTTCATCCGCATGGCCTGGCACAGCGCGGGGACCTACCGGGTGGCCGACGGCCGGGGCGGGGCTGGAACGGGACAGCAGCGTTTCCCTCCGCTCAACAGCTGGCCCGACAACGCGAATCTCGACAAGGCGCGCCGCCTCCTCTGGCCCATCAAGCAGAAGTACGGGAAGAAGATCTCCTGGGCCGATCTCCTGATCCTGGCGGGTAACGTCGCCCTAGAGACCATGGGCTTCAAGACCTTCGGCTTCGCCGGGGGGCGAAAGGATGTCTGGGAACCCGACGAGGTCTATTGGGGGGCCGAGACGGCCTGGCTGGCGGACAAGCGCTATTCGGGGGGGCGGGAGCTGGAGAACCCCCTCGCGGCCGTCCAGATGGGGCTCATCTACGTCAACCCAGAGGGACCCAACGGGAACCCCGATCCCGTCGCGGCAGCCAAGGACATCCGCGAGACCTTCGCCCGCATGGCCATGAACGACGAGGAGACGGTGGCGCTCATCGCCGGAGGACATAGCTTCGGCAAGACCCACGGCGCCGGACCCGCCTCCCACGTGGGACCCGAGCCGGAAGCCGCCCCGATCGAGGAACAGGGCCTGGGATGGAAGAGCAGTTTCGGCGCCGGAAAGGGCGGCGCCACCATCACCAGCGGCCTGGAGGTCACCTGGACCACCACCCCGACGAAATGGGGGGTCAATTTCTTCCAGAACCTCTTCAAATACGAATGGGAGCTGACCAAGAGCCCTGCTGGGGCGAACCAGTGGAAGCCCAAGGGGAACGCGGGGGCGGGCACGGTGCCCGACGCCCACGACCCTTTCCAGCGCCACGCCCCCGCCATGCTGACCACCGACCTTTCCCTGAGGTTCGACCCGGCCTACGAGCGGATCTCCAGGCGTTTCCTGGAACACCCGGAACAGTTCCAAGAAGCCTTCGCCAGGGCCTGGTTCAAGCTGACCCACCGCGACATGGGCCCCAAGTCCCGCTACCTGGGTCCGGAGGTCCCGAAGGAGGACCTGATCTGGCAGGACCCGATCCCCAAGGCCCATCCGCTGATCGACGCCAAGGCCGTCACCGCCCTCAAGGGCAGGATCCTCAAGTCGGGATTGTCCATCCAGCAACTGGTCACGACCGCCTGGGCCGCAGCCTCCAGTTTCCGGGGGACCGACAAGCGGGGAGGGGCCAACGGCGCGCGCCTGCGCCTGGCGCCCCAGAGGGATTGGGAGGTCAACCAACCGGCCGAACTGGCCAAGGTGTTCCAGGTCCTGGAGGGGATCCAGGACGCCTTCAACAAGGCCGCGAAGGGCGGTAAGAAGGTCTCCCTGGCGGACCTGATCGTTCTGGGCGGCTGCGCGGCGGTCGAGGAAGCCTCGAAAAAGGGCGGGCATGCGGTGAAGGTGCCTTTCCACCCAGGGCGCATGGACGCCTCGCAGGAGCAGACCGACGAGGCCTCCTTCGCCGTCCTGGAGCCATTCGCCGACGGCTTCCGCAACTATCTCAAGAATGGATGCCCAGTGGCCGCGGAAGCGATGCTCCTGGAGAAGGCCCAACTGCTCGACTTGACGGCACCGGAGATGACGGTGCTTCTGGGGGGCATGCGGGTCTTGGGCGCCAATGTCGAAGGAAGCCCCCATGGGGTCTTCACCCGGACACCGGGAACGCTGACCAACGACTTCTTCGTGAACCTACTGGACATGGGGACCGAATGGAAGCCCTTGTCGGACAAGCGGGACCTATTCGAGGGGTGTGACCGGAAGAGCGGCGAAGTCCGCTGGACCGGGACCCGGGTGGACCTCATTTTCGGGTCGCATTCCGAATTAAGGGCCCTTTGCGAGGTCTATGCAAGCGCCGACGCCAAGAAGAAGTTCGCAGGGGATTTCGCCACGGCTTGGGCCAAGGTGATGGACTTGGACCGTTTCGATCTTCCCGGAAAGGGCTGA
- a CDS encoding PepSY-associated TM helix domain-containing protein produces MRPILFWVHLSLGVTAGLLVAWIAATGFLLTFRQQVTDFTERGQSRVETLPGVARLSLDLLAAKATEGKEANVSGLTLSSDSRSAVLFNLGKDEVVYVDPYTGKVLGPGAPVVRSFFRTVEGLHRWFGMTEGPAKERAHQFKAAVNLVFLFMVLSGLYLWWPRSGKAVLKFKPGLTAKARDWNQHNVLGFWISWILVVITGTGVVMSYDWANDLLYRLTGDAPPPHRQAMLPTTEGKGPGAEVRKEDHRPSRIRRDKGAQAAGWDAWATAAKIQSPGWRAISLRLPRKEGDKVMSFIQEGDSPYRRSVLSLEPDTAAVAKWEPYAEQKAGRKLRGLMKPLHIGEALGFPGQTLTAFAALGTVWMVWTGLAMAWRRWRSS; encoded by the coding sequence ATGAGACCGATCCTGTTCTGGGTCCATTTGTCCTTGGGGGTGACGGCCGGGTTGTTGGTCGCCTGGATCGCCGCCACCGGGTTCTTATTGACTTTCCGGCAACAGGTGACGGACTTCACGGAACGGGGCCAGTCGCGGGTCGAGACCCTGCCAGGGGTCGCCCGCTTGTCCCTCGACCTATTGGCCGCTAAGGCCACGGAAGGAAAAGAGGCCAATGTGTCGGGGTTGACCCTTTCGAGCGACTCACGGTCGGCTGTTCTCTTCAACCTGGGAAAGGATGAGGTCGTTTATGTCGATCCCTATACGGGAAAGGTGTTGGGGCCTGGTGCGCCGGTCGTCCGTTCGTTCTTCCGGACCGTGGAAGGACTGCACCGGTGGTTCGGGATGACCGAGGGTCCGGCCAAGGAGAGGGCCCACCAGTTCAAGGCGGCCGTCAACCTGGTCTTCCTTTTCATGGTCCTGAGCGGGCTTTATCTTTGGTGGCCCCGATCGGGCAAAGCGGTCCTGAAGTTCAAGCCGGGCCTCACGGCCAAGGCCCGGGACTGGAACCAACATAACGTCTTGGGGTTCTGGATCTCCTGGATCCTGGTCGTCATTACCGGTACCGGCGTGGTGATGTCCTATGACTGGGCCAATGACCTGCTTTACCGCCTGACAGGGGACGCCCCTCCGCCCCATCGTCAAGCGATGCTGCCGACGACGGAAGGGAAAGGGCCGGGAGCGGAAGTCCGCAAAGAAGACCATCGTCCATCGCGGATCCGGCGGGACAAAGGGGCCCAAGCCGCCGGATGGGACGCCTGGGCGACCGCGGCAAAGATCCAGTCCCCGGGTTGGCGGGCCATTAGCCTGCGCCTGCCGCGCAAGGAAGGCGATAAGGTCATGTCCTTCATCCAGGAGGGCGATTCCCCCTACCGCCGTTCGGTCCTGAGCCTGGAACCGGATACGGCCGCAGTGGCCAAGTGGGAACCTTACGCCGAACAAAAGGCGGGCCGGAAGCTGAGGGGTTTGATGAAACCCCTCCACATCGGGGAGGCTCTCGGTTTTCCCGGACAGACCCTGACAGCTTTCGCGGCCTTAGGGACGGTCTGGATGGTCTGGACCGGACTGGCCATGGCCTGGCGGCGTTGGCGTTCTTCCTAA
- a CDS encoding Fe2+-dependent dioxygenase produces the protein MLLQIQGVLDAEELAKVRGLLDKAEWADGKVTAGYQSALAKDNQQALQDNPAVQEAGEIILKALAQNPLFTSAALPRHVFPPLFNRYEGGQSFGIHVDNAIRQVPGTPHRLRTDVSCTLFLSEPGDYDGGELLVEDTYGAHAIKLPAGHLILYPATSLHQVKPVTRGARIASFFWVQSMVKDDGERTLLFDLDRAIQGVHRENPGSAGAIQLTGVYHNLVRKWAEL, from the coding sequence ATGTTGCTCCAAATTCAGGGTGTTTTGGACGCGGAAGAACTGGCGAAAGTCCGTGGCCTGCTGGACAAGGCCGAATGGGCCGACGGCAAGGTGACCGCCGGGTATCAGTCGGCCTTGGCCAAGGACAACCAACAGGCGCTCCAAGACAATCCGGCGGTCCAGGAGGCCGGAGAGATCATCCTGAAGGCTTTGGCGCAGAATCCGCTCTTCACTTCGGCGGCCCTGCCCCGGCACGTTTTCCCGCCGCTTTTCAACCGCTACGAGGGTGGGCAGTCCTTCGGGATCCATGTAGACAACGCCATTCGTCAGGTCCCGGGGACCCCACATCGGCTGCGTACCGATGTCTCCTGTACGCTTTTCCTGAGCGAACCAGGCGATTACGACGGGGGTGAACTTCTGGTGGAAGATACTTATGGGGCCCATGCCATCAAGCTTCCGGCAGGGCACTTGATCCTCTATCCAGCCACCAGCCTGCACCAGGTCAAGCCCGTGACGCGGGGAGCCCGGATCGCCTCTTTCTTTTGGGTCCAAAGCATGGTGAAGGATGATGGGGAGAGGACCCTCTTGTTCGACTTGGACCGGGCTATCCAGGGCGTCCACCGGGAAAATCCTGGGAGTGCCGGGGCCATTCAATTGACGGGCGTTTACCACAATCTGGTGCGCAAGTGGGCCGAGTTATGA
- a CDS encoding TonB-dependent receptor gives METILGSKNEMSGGWNVPERPPFSLRMALLEGESRMGAPTTALSAPADLAEAFRKVVRVLADASRTAILLKRWVLRSFMVGYLTVVPLKAMAASSKKGAATPVVEARANTVEATTLAAGEGGEMDGDAASMPLVTVIGRSEKDYQVKSASSPKYGGPLIDVPQTLSIVPQALLSDQGSSNLAQALQNVPGITLNAGEGGTPAGDSFNIRGFSAKDDMYIDGTRDTGNYTRDTFDVDHVEVSQGPSSSYSGRGSTGGTINVVSKDPDASKPFASVSLSAGTANGGVLTGVKRGTADVNQPLNVAGLEEAGLRLNVMQQDSGVAGRQYIENKAWGLAPSLSFKLGQDTKLTFDYYSLRQDNTPDYGVPSFGGTNRFAPPGPEDPSLYYGLLGLDHERVTVNSGWVRWEQKLSPALDLRDQLSYVDAYVDRIVTDVEVYTPINGVRSTKTHLTDDQTLDEQLDLTAKFDTAGLGHTAVGGVEYAHQYSSFGHYAGGGPNWKFVDPVVPITGSPDPNDAYAGPVTLSPNTVRMEADDLAAYALDTIKLDKQWQVTGGVRYDYYEPNNILDGAVTTAGGWQYNPVVPIASQGMWSWHAGVIYKPEENGTLYASVGDSYLPSTQGLAAVGGAYSTINRVANAQAQESLSYEMGTKWNLFSGKLTATAAVFRTDMLNALETNPDDPSGPQVNGGNQRVDGASVGFQGSPVEYLNLYAGYTYLNGQVLSGTGTASGSVTNQAGWKLGGVAEDSVNLWGTYELPFHLQVGLGAAYSSGWPIRTDAVPVMLPSYLVFNGMLSYPLTKEMDVQLNLYNLGDTLYWTQGGFWVEGTRRSGVLTTSYRF, from the coding sequence ATGGAAACGATATTGGGGAGCAAGAACGAGATGAGCGGGGGATGGAACGTGCCGGAAAGGCCGCCTTTTTCCTTGCGGATGGCCCTTTTGGAAGGCGAGTCCCGGATGGGTGCACCCACGACGGCCTTGTCGGCCCCCGCGGACTTGGCCGAGGCATTCCGAAAGGTGGTCCGGGTCCTGGCTGACGCTTCCCGAACGGCGATCCTCTTGAAGCGCTGGGTTTTGCGGTCTTTCATGGTGGGCTACCTGACGGTGGTACCCCTCAAGGCCATGGCCGCTTCTTCGAAGAAAGGCGCGGCTACACCGGTGGTTGAGGCGAGGGCGAACACGGTCGAGGCTACGACCCTGGCAGCGGGCGAGGGAGGCGAAATGGACGGCGATGCCGCTTCCATGCCCTTGGTCACCGTCATCGGGCGCTCGGAGAAGGATTACCAGGTCAAGTCCGCTTCGTCCCCCAAATACGGGGGACCGCTGATCGACGTTCCCCAGACCCTTTCCATCGTTCCCCAGGCCCTCCTGAGCGACCAAGGAAGTTCCAACTTGGCCCAGGCCCTCCAGAATGTTCCGGGCATTACCTTGAACGCCGGGGAAGGCGGGACCCCGGCGGGTGACAGCTTCAATATCCGGGGTTTCAGCGCGAAGGATGACATGTACATCGACGGTACCCGGGACACGGGGAACTATACCCGAGATACCTTCGATGTGGACCATGTGGAGGTAAGTCAGGGTCCGAGTTCGTCCTATTCGGGCCGGGGCTCCACCGGTGGGACCATCAACGTCGTCAGCAAGGACCCTGACGCCTCCAAACCCTTCGCGAGTGTTTCCTTGAGCGCGGGGACCGCCAACGGCGGGGTCTTGACGGGCGTCAAACGTGGAACCGCAGACGTCAACCAGCCCTTGAATGTGGCGGGGTTAGAGGAGGCGGGCTTGCGGTTGAACGTCATGCAGCAGGACTCGGGTGTGGCCGGCCGCCAATATATCGAGAACAAGGCCTGGGGCTTAGCGCCCTCCCTTTCCTTCAAGTTGGGCCAGGACACCAAGCTGACCTTCGACTACTACAGCCTGCGGCAGGACAATACCCCCGACTACGGTGTGCCCAGTTTCGGCGGAACCAATCGGTTCGCGCCCCCGGGGCCCGAGGATCCGTCCCTTTATTATGGTCTTTTGGGGCTGGACCACGAACGGGTGACGGTCAACAGCGGCTGGGTGCGCTGGGAGCAGAAATTATCGCCAGCGCTGGACCTCAGGGACCAGTTGTCCTATGTGGATGCCTACGTGGACCGCATCGTCACCGATGTGGAGGTCTATACGCCCATCAACGGTGTGCGAAGCACCAAGACCCACCTGACCGACGACCAGACCCTGGATGAACAACTGGACTTGACGGCCAAATTCGACACGGCCGGACTGGGGCATACGGCGGTCGGGGGCGTTGAATACGCCCACCAGTACTCCAGCTTCGGCCATTACGCAGGAGGGGGCCCCAACTGGAAGTTCGTCGATCCGGTCGTGCCCATCACCGGTAGCCCGGATCCCAACGATGCCTACGCGGGGCCAGTGACCCTTTCACCCAATACCGTCCGAATGGAAGCTGACGACCTGGCGGCTTACGCCCTGGATACCATCAAGTTGGACAAGCAGTGGCAGGTGACGGGAGGCGTCCGTTACGATTATTACGAGCCGAACAACATCCTGGACGGGGCGGTCACGACCGCCGGTGGGTGGCAATACAACCCAGTGGTGCCCATCGCCTCCCAGGGGATGTGGAGTTGGCACGCCGGGGTGATCTACAAGCCCGAGGAGAACGGGACCCTTTACGCCTCGGTAGGGGATTCCTACCTGCCCAGCACGCAAGGCCTGGCCGCCGTGGGAGGGGCCTATAGCACGATCAATCGGGTAGCCAACGCGCAGGCCCAGGAAAGCCTTTCCTATGAGATGGGGACCAAGTGGAACCTGTTCTCGGGGAAGCTGACGGCCACGGCGGCTGTCTTCCGCACCGACATGCTGAACGCCTTGGAGACGAATCCCGATGACCCCTCGGGGCCCCAGGTCAACGGCGGCAACCAGCGGGTGGATGGCGCCAGCGTGGGTTTCCAAGGGTCTCCGGTGGAATACCTCAACCTTTATGCCGGTTACACGTACCTCAACGGACAGGTTTTAAGCGGGACAGGTACAGCCAGCGGGTCCGTCACCAACCAGGCTGGATGGAAATTAGGCGGGGTGGCCGAGGATTCGGTCAACTTATGGGGAACCTATGAACTTCCCTTCCATCTCCAGGTCGGGTTGGGAGCGGCTTATTCCAGCGGATGGCCGATCCGCACCGACGCGGTCCCGGTCATGCTGCCCTCTTACCTGGTGTTCAACGGGATGCTGTCCTATCCCCTGACGAAGGAAATGGACGTCCAGTTGAACCTCTACAATCTGGGCGACACGCTCTATTGGACCCAGGGTGGTTTCTGGGTGGAGGGAACCCGGCGCTCGGGTGTCCTGACCACGAGTTACAGGTTCTAG
- a CDS encoding energy transducer TonB — MGLREYLNRMASPWRWKVSALLAFGLHALIFLGGGMVMATQAEYGMAGAMAMTGGKPRVQPPQEEMVDLEDDPEAPAEAVKKLKPVPTPVVPPGTGGTASGGALEVPSYYRNPPPPYPQEARERKQEGKVLLRVEVGADGKVLSVAVLRSSGFPLLDDSAQRTVSGWEFKPARMMGMAVANTVRVPVLFRLQDAR; from the coding sequence ATGGGTTTGCGCGAATACTTGAACAGGATGGCGAGCCCCTGGCGCTGGAAGGTCAGCGCCCTTTTGGCCTTCGGTCTGCACGCGTTGATCTTCCTTGGGGGTGGGATGGTCATGGCCACCCAGGCCGAGTACGGGATGGCGGGCGCGATGGCCATGACCGGGGGGAAACCCAGGGTCCAACCGCCCCAGGAAGAGATGGTGGATCTTGAGGACGATCCGGAAGCCCCCGCGGAAGCCGTGAAAAAATTGAAACCGGTCCCGACCCCGGTAGTTCCGCCCGGTACAGGCGGTACGGCTTCGGGCGGCGCACTGGAGGTTCCGTCCTATTACCGGAATCCCCCGCCGCCCTATCCACAGGAGGCCCGGGAGCGGAAACAAGAGGGGAAAGTCCTCCTTCGGGTCGAGGTGGGGGCGGATGGGAAAGTGTTGTCGGTGGCGGTGCTCCGGAGTTCGGGGTTTCCCTTGCTGGATGACTCAGCCCAAAGGACGGTATCGGGATGGGAATTCAAACCGGCCAGGATGATGGGCATGGCGGTGGCCAATACGGTAAGGGTGCCGGTCCTTTTCCGGTTGCAGGACGCCCGCTAG
- a CDS encoding biopolymer transporter ExbD yields MRIIAPARPKPRIEIIPLIDIMFFLLATFIMVSLSMIKNLSIPVNLPAAHSSKTDQGKPKAAVSVTTDGKIYWDKQEISPEALPPKFKDLAALDSEAKVIIHGDKKADFGLVVQVLDAARRAGLKHTALRTTQAGK; encoded by the coding sequence ATGCGCATCATTGCCCCGGCCCGCCCCAAGCCCCGCATCGAGATCATCCCTTTGATCGACATCATGTTCTTCCTCCTGGCCACCTTCATCATGGTCTCTCTTTCCATGATCAAGAACCTCTCGATCCCGGTGAACCTCCCTGCGGCGCATTCGTCCAAGACGGATCAGGGAAAACCCAAGGCGGCCGTTTCCGTCACCACGGATGGAAAGATCTATTGGGACAAGCAGGAGATTTCCCCCGAGGCCCTTCCTCCCAAATTCAAGGATTTGGCGGCCCTTGACAGCGAGGCCAAGGTCATCATCCACGGGGACAAGAAGGCCGACTTCGGCCTGGTGGTCCAGGTCTTGGACGCGGCCCGGCGGGCGGGGCTCAAGCACACCGCTCTTCGGACCACCCAGGCCGGGAAGTGA
- a CDS encoding MotA/TolQ/ExbB proton channel family protein, with protein sequence MFQLFMKGGPLMWPLFLVSMVTLTVVIERFWFIFREGGLRRPADIEALFVHLEKKKVKEAIEVGSRSSDFTARTMAYALEHREVSLSNAFLQAANRELSRFSRGLPVLDTVITLAPLLGLLGTVTGLIHSFGLLGDQELQAPTALTGGIAEALIATAFGLIIAVTALIPFNYLNARSESARKELEDTGTQMELLLRQVRD encoded by the coding sequence ATGTTCCAATTGTTCATGAAAGGCGGGCCCTTGATGTGGCCCCTGTTCCTCGTCTCGATGGTCACTTTAACGGTGGTGATCGAGCGGTTCTGGTTCATCTTCCGGGAGGGAGGTCTTCGTAGGCCGGCCGATATCGAAGCCCTTTTCGTCCATCTGGAGAAGAAAAAGGTCAAGGAGGCCATCGAAGTAGGGAGCCGTTCCAGTGATTTTACCGCAAGGACCATGGCGTATGCCTTGGAGCACCGGGAAGTTTCCCTTTCCAATGCTTTCCTGCAGGCCGCCAACCGGGAATTGTCCCGTTTCAGCAGGGGACTGCCCGTGTTGGATACGGTCATCACCCTGGCCCCTTTGTTGGGTCTCCTGGGGACGGTGACAGGCCTCATCCATTCCTTCGGTCTTTTGGGGGACCAGGAACTCCAAGCTCCGACCGCCCTCACGGGTGGCATCGCCGAAGCCCTCATCGCCACCGCTTTCGGATTGATCATCGCGGTGACGGCCCTGATCCCCTTCAATTACCTGAACGCACGGTCCGAATCGGCCCGTAAGGAACTGGAAGATACAGGTACCCAGATGGAGCTTCTGTTGCGCCAGGTTAGGGACTGA
- the hemP gene encoding hemin uptake protein HemP — protein MPPQEPLEPIPSGRSRREVKSEELIPPGETELWIVHGTERYRLQLTKSGKLILTK, from the coding sequence ATGCCGCCCCAGGAACCATTGGAACCGATCCCTTCGGGGCGTTCACGCCGCGAAGTGAAGAGCGAAGAGCTCATCCCTCCCGGCGAGACGGAACTTTGGATCGTGCATGGAACGGAACGTTACCGCCTGCAGTTGACCAAGAGCGGAAAGTTGATCCTGACCAAGTAA
- a CDS encoding glycosyltransferase → MRPSRTSRRSLDVSFLVPAHGCPEQLEGNVPRIRRFLSDHFPKSFEIILVPNPVPGDGATLRAAETLARRFPEVRVCRNAGSAGKGLALKEGFALSRGRWIFTTDADLPFDLDFFLQASRLLRLGFHLVTGNRRLPASRFRVPTRVLHMVYQRVLMGLLFNAFVRLLFPIHTSDTQAGIKAMTRGTAVEVFRRQVCPRYSYDIEMFLTAQGTGRRIAELPVVLSLPSEKSTIRIFRSAAVALYWISRIWFLHGRGHYSSLKTA, encoded by the coding sequence TTGAGGCCTTCCCGAACCTCCCGGCGTTCCTTGGACGTTTCCTTCCTGGTCCCCGCCCACGGGTGCCCCGAACAGTTGGAGGGCAATGTCCCCAGGATCCGTAGATTCTTATCGGACCATTTCCCCAAGTCCTTCGAGATCATCCTGGTCCCCAATCCCGTCCCGGGCGACGGGGCGACCCTCCGGGCGGCGGAAACCCTGGCCCGTCGTTTCCCCGAGGTCCGGGTCTGCCGGAACGCCGGATCGGCCGGCAAAGGACTGGCCTTGAAGGAAGGCTTCGCCCTCTCCCGCGGGCGCTGGATCTTCACCACCGACGCCGACCTTCCCTTCGACCTGGACTTTTTCCTTCAGGCCTCCCGTCTCCTGCGGCTCGGTTTCCACCTGGTCACGGGCAACCGCCGTCTTCCGGCCAGCCGGTTCCGGGTGCCGACCCGGGTGCTCCACATGGTCTATCAGCGGGTGCTCATGGGACTTCTCTTCAACGCCTTCGTCCGGCTCCTCTTCCCCATCCACACCTCCGACACCCAGGCCGGCATCAAGGCCATGACCCGCGGGACCGCCGTCGAGGTCTTCCGCCGTCAGGTCTGTCCCCGCTATTCTTACGACATCGAAATGTTCCTCACCGCCCAGGGGACCGGCCGGCGGATCGCCGAATTGCCGGTCGTGCTGAGCCTGCCCAGTGAAAAATCGACCATCCGCATTTTCCGGTCCGCGGCCGTGGCCCTCTATTGGATATCGCGGATCTGGTTCCTGCATGGGAGGGGACACTATTCCAGCCTCAAGACGGCCTAA
- a CDS encoding class I SAM-dependent methyltransferase: MEGLLRRYAHLPMGTRLFLWLRWLWTPYDRMASLLPDRGLVLDGGCGHGLLSLTLALGSSRRRVEGLDHSVERVAIARQAGRDLPNLSVSKGDFRKIPRRAYQGIALVDVLHYLPYEEQEALMKDAFRRLARGGVFLFRDVDRRPGFSSLWNRLHEGLMTGLGFTKAGGLHFRSRVQWDQLARRVGFQVRSEATGRFPFADVLFWCRKP; this comes from the coding sequence ATGGAAGGTCTCCTGCGCCGTTACGCCCACCTTCCCATGGGAACTCGCCTGTTCCTTTGGCTCCGCTGGCTTTGGACACCCTACGACCGCATGGCGTCCCTGCTGCCCGATCGGGGCCTGGTCCTGGACGGCGGATGCGGCCACGGCCTGCTTTCCCTGACCTTGGCCCTTGGGTCCTCCCGGCGCCGGGTGGAAGGGCTCGATCATTCGGTCGAAAGGGTCGCCATCGCCCGCCAGGCGGGCCGGGACCTGCCGAACCTTTCCGTTTCAAAAGGGGACTTCCGAAAGATCCCCCGCCGCGCCTATCAAGGCATCGCCCTGGTGGACGTCCTGCATTACCTTCCTTATGAGGAACAGGAAGCCTTGATGAAGGACGCTTTCCGTCGCTTGGCGCGGGGCGGCGTATTTTTGTTCCGGGATGTGGACCGACGCCCCGGTTTCTCCTCCCTCTGGAACCGCCTGCATGAGGGCCTCATGACCGGCCTGGGCTTCACCAAGGCCGGGGGCCTCCACTTCCGTTCAAGGGTCCAATGGGACCAACTGGCCCGCCGGGTGGGGTTCCAGGTTCGCTCCGAAGCAACGGGGCGTTTCCCTTTCGCGGACGTGCTTTTTTGGTGCCGAAAGCCCTAG